A genomic stretch from Rhodomicrobium vannielii ATCC 17100 includes:
- a CDS encoding sulfite exporter TauE/SafE family protein — MDVTLDPSAWGLLILTGGVVGLCFGLLGQAGGLALAPALLIVLPLCGVTAEAAPRLAVTTALAILIPVTIGQAEGRLSWKAIDWDFILLLAPGAAVGAVIAAMVADNLDGRIVALFLGSGSILLALRLSRRAGGGDRDHVEPRNPSLLALTLKTVVGGAFAALTGVSAGLILARWLAKALPSAQAAATASALTLPFAFTASVGALLAPAPLTCGPACAGVLFLPALAAIGMSAVLIAPLALRLRPFLPSAPASRSLAVFAIALLCTVGLRPQSLGSLLAETRESALDLVLGSLCEPQPAPAVPIFDRKTLALAPISEAR, encoded by the coding sequence ATGGACGTCACCCTTGATCCATCCGCCTGGGGACTTCTGATCCTGACGGGCGGCGTTGTCGGGCTCTGCTTCGGGCTGCTCGGCCAGGCCGGTGGCCTTGCCCTCGCTCCGGCCCTTCTGATTGTGCTTCCCCTTTGCGGCGTGACCGCCGAGGCGGCGCCGCGGCTCGCAGTGACGACCGCCCTGGCGATCTTGATCCCGGTGACGATCGGCCAAGCGGAGGGCAGGCTGTCCTGGAAAGCGATCGATTGGGACTTCATCCTCCTGCTTGCGCCAGGCGCGGCCGTTGGCGCGGTGATCGCCGCGATGGTCGCGGATAATTTGGACGGCCGGATCGTTGCGCTTTTTCTCGGTTCAGGATCCATCCTTCTGGCCCTTCGCCTCTCGAGGCGTGCGGGCGGCGGCGATAGGGACCATGTCGAGCCGCGCAATCCTTCGCTCCTTGCCCTGACGCTGAAAACGGTCGTGGGCGGAGCCTTCGCCGCCCTTACCGGTGTGAGCGCGGGCTTGATTTTGGCGCGCTGGCTCGCCAAGGCCCTTCCTTCCGCACAGGCAGCCGCCACCGCGAGCGCCTTGACCTTGCCCTTTGCGTTCACCGCCTCGGTCGGCGCTCTCTTGGCCCCGGCGCCCCTGACCTGCGGGCCGGCCTGCGCCGGCGTCCTCTTCCTGCCAGCGCTGGCCGCAATTGGCATGAGTGCCGTTCTCATCGCGCCGCTTGCGCTGCGGCTCAGACCCTTCTTGCCGTCGGCCCCGGCGAGCCGCTCGCTCGCGGTCTTCGCCATAGCACTTCTGTGCACAGTCGGCCTTCGCCCCCAGAGCCTTGGCAGCCTTTTGGCAGAGACTCGAGAAAGCGCTCTCGACCTTGTGCTGGGTTCGCTTTGCGAGCCACAGCCCGCTCCCGCCGTGCCAATCTTCGATCGTAAAACCTTGGCCCTTGCACCCATCAGCGAGGCCCGATGA
- a CDS encoding TOPRIM and DUF927 domain-containing protein, with amino-acid sequence MKRGSGGKAKARDGDTSPGKTSPSETSGMASSGRWESVKADLAGRELDILRWIGIAWPPARRQTHIHCPFPGHDDKNPSWRWDTRKKAWFCSQCGGGDILHAVERMKGLSFQKALDLIETELLGRAYEAPKPERKTRRISQQQPAERALQNRAEAEAFGDLPKALDESADAATGGPTGRPVLDAADDDIERRRQRAFQLWSEAKAVAGTLAQTYFEQHRGIVLDWPLLHTAIRFHSRLWCSERDGYYPAILFRVSDAYDGELKTLHRLYLGEDGGKAKIASPKKAYGEYAGGAIWFGAPQEGGELVKAEGPENALVCFMAGRPFVASAISGANLKNVVPPSIIKTVLVAGDRGRGVGKGKAGEDYAEDAANADRKRKVSAAITYPPARPKPDGKWQDWNDLLVSDGLDAVREALAQSEPWEDLPFGFRWQENGRGLEFLSRIVKGEDGEEEDEWDWLCSEVRFLATTLNADSKDWGLYLEIRTRNAVWHKAAIPKTDLVTSSEDIFKHLAYHGLDFNITPRAKTKLRELLVRTRPKSYALCVPKVGFHDGVFVLPDETIGNSKGRAVVFQPHKPVEHFYRKGGSLKGWQDGVAAYARGNDRLMFAIAAALAPPLLEPIGMEGGGIHFRGGSTAGKTTILRAAGTVWGGGGQYGFMRTWRATDNALEAVAAIHNNAFLALDEIAEIEPRALFRAAYALANGRQKERMQRTSDLRSACTWRLLFMSTGEIGMAEKLSEDRMRATGGQAVRLVEISADAGHGMGMFQSLHGFKEPKQLAEALSASGREHYGHAATAFIRHLTSDLERLTEGAKAFIGRFVQQACAKDADGQVARVAGRFGLIAAAGELAIAADIVPWRRGEVREACKRLFLEWLAARGTSGPIETQNGILQVKGFIELHGSSRFSSWHMPGQPTVNRVGFYRIFDQGGEDERVVYYVLPEGWKEICRGHDARSIASAMVERGIIKPDNDGKYQRVVRLPGMGPRRCYEIDASLLFGDEDEPSPQVNGSAWVPVGPDFTAPDQ; translated from the coding sequence ATGAAACGGGGATCGGGCGGCAAGGCTAAAGCCCGCGACGGCGACACGTCGCCAGGCAAGACATCGCCAAGCGAGACATCAGGTATGGCGTCATCAGGCCGATGGGAGTCCGTAAAAGCCGACCTCGCCGGCCGGGAGCTCGATATCCTGCGCTGGATCGGCATCGCCTGGCCACCGGCAAGGCGTCAAACCCATATCCATTGCCCCTTTCCGGGCCACGACGACAAGAACCCGTCCTGGCGATGGGACACGCGAAAGAAGGCATGGTTCTGCAGCCAGTGCGGCGGTGGCGACATCCTTCATGCCGTCGAGCGCATGAAGGGACTGTCCTTTCAGAAAGCCCTCGATTTGATCGAGACGGAGCTTCTCGGCCGCGCTTACGAAGCGCCGAAGCCGGAGCGAAAAACACGCCGCATCAGCCAGCAGCAGCCCGCTGAACGCGCCTTACAAAATAGGGCTGAGGCCGAAGCTTTTGGCGATTTGCCCAAAGCGCTCGATGAAAGCGCCGATGCTGCTACCGGTGGGCCGACCGGGCGACCGGTCCTTGATGCAGCCGATGACGACATCGAGAGGAGGCGCCAGCGCGCATTCCAGCTCTGGAGCGAGGCCAAAGCCGTCGCCGGCACGCTCGCTCAGACCTATTTCGAGCAGCATCGCGGCATTGTGCTCGATTGGCCGCTCCTTCACACGGCGATCCGCTTTCATTCCCGTCTTTGGTGCAGCGAGCGCGACGGATATTATCCGGCCATCCTGTTCCGGGTCTCGGACGCCTATGATGGGGAACTCAAGACCCTCCACCGCCTCTATCTCGGCGAGGATGGCGGCAAGGCCAAGATCGCAAGCCCGAAAAAGGCCTATGGCGAGTATGCGGGCGGAGCCATCTGGTTTGGCGCGCCGCAAGAAGGCGGCGAGCTTGTAAAAGCCGAGGGGCCTGAAAACGCGCTTGTCTGTTTCATGGCGGGGCGCCCCTTTGTTGCCTCCGCCATTAGCGGCGCGAATCTGAAGAACGTCGTGCCTCCGTCCATTATCAAGACCGTGCTTGTCGCCGGCGACCGGGGCCGCGGCGTCGGCAAGGGCAAGGCGGGCGAGGACTATGCCGAGGATGCAGCCAACGCCGACCGCAAAAGAAAAGTCTCGGCCGCCATCACCTATCCGCCGGCGCGGCCGAAGCCGGACGGCAAATGGCAGGATTGGAACGACCTTCTCGTAAGCGATGGGCTCGATGCCGTGCGCGAAGCGCTGGCCCAAAGCGAGCCCTGGGAAGATCTGCCCTTCGGGTTTCGCTGGCAGGAGAACGGCCGAGGCCTCGAATTCTTGAGCCGCATCGTGAAGGGTGAGGACGGCGAGGAGGAGGATGAGTGGGATTGGCTGTGCTCCGAGGTGAGGTTCCTCGCCACCACGCTCAACGCCGACAGCAAGGACTGGGGCCTCTATCTCGAAATCAGGACGCGCAACGCCGTCTGGCACAAGGCCGCCATCCCGAAAACCGACCTCGTGACGAGCTCCGAGGATATTTTCAAGCACCTCGCCTATCACGGGCTCGATTTCAACATCACGCCAAGAGCGAAGACGAAGCTCCGGGAGCTGCTCGTCCGCACTCGGCCCAAATCCTATGCGCTGTGTGTTCCGAAGGTCGGGTTTCACGACGGGGTGTTTGTGCTCCCCGATGAGACCATCGGGAACAGCAAAGGCCGCGCCGTCGTCTTTCAGCCGCACAAGCCGGTCGAGCATTTCTACCGAAAAGGCGGGAGCCTGAAAGGCTGGCAAGACGGCGTGGCGGCTTACGCGCGCGGCAACGACCGGCTCATGTTTGCGATCGCCGCCGCGTTAGCGCCGCCGCTCCTCGAACCGATCGGCATGGAAGGCGGCGGCATTCATTTCCGAGGCGGGTCGACGGCTGGCAAGACCACCATCCTTCGAGCCGCTGGCACCGTCTGGGGCGGCGGCGGTCAATATGGCTTCATGCGTACCTGGCGGGCGACCGACAACGCGCTCGAAGCTGTCGCCGCCATCCACAACAATGCGTTTCTTGCCCTCGATGAGATCGCTGAAATCGAGCCGAGAGCGCTCTTTCGGGCGGCCTACGCGCTCGCGAATGGTCGGCAGAAAGAGCGGATGCAAAGAACCTCCGATCTTCGCAGCGCTTGCACCTGGCGGCTCCTCTTCATGTCCACAGGCGAGATCGGCATGGCCGAAAAACTCTCCGAAGACCGCATGCGCGCAACGGGTGGGCAGGCGGTGCGGCTTGTCGAAATCAGTGCCGACGCAGGCCACGGCATGGGCATGTTTCAAAGTCTGCACGGGTTCAAGGAACCAAAGCAGCTCGCCGAGGCGCTCAGTGCGAGCGGGCGGGAGCATTACGGCCATGCGGCGACCGCCTTCATTCGCCATCTGACAAGCGATCTTGAGCGGCTGACCGAAGGCGCGAAAGCCTTTATCGGCCGCTTCGTGCAACAAGCCTGCGCCAAAGACGCCGACGGCCAGGTTGCGCGCGTGGCGGGCCGCTTCGGGCTTATCGCTGCCGCCGGCGAGCTTGCGATCGCGGCCGACATCGTGCCTTGGCGCCGCGGCGAGGTGCGCGAGGCTTGCAAGCGGCTGTTTCTCGAGTGGCTCGCCGCGCGCGGCACTTCGGGGCCGATCGAGACGCAGAACGGAATCCTGCAAGTCAAAGGCTTCATCGAGCTGCATGGCTCCTCGCGCTTCAGCTCCTGGCATATGCCTGGCCAGCCGACCGTGAATAGGGTTGGCTTCTACCGCATCTTCGATCAGGGTGGCGAGGACGAGAGGGTCGTCTATTACGTGCTGCCCGAAGGGTGGAAAGAGATCTGTCGCGGTCACGACGCGCGATCGATCGCCAGCGCCATGGTGGAGCGGGGCATCATCAAGCCGGACAACGATGGAAAGTATCAGCGCGTCGTTCGCCTGCCCGGCATGGGCCCGAGGCGGTGCTACGAAATCGATGCGTCGCTTCTGTTTGGCGATGAGGATGAGCCTTCACCGCAAGTGAACGGCAGCGCCTGGGTGCCCGTCGGGCCGGATTTCACGGCGCCGGACCAATAG
- a CDS encoding sulfite exporter TauE/SafE family protein, whose amino-acid sequence MTPFDWVLLAAVGCVSGLSAGLLGIGGGLVVVPSLIYGLPLLGISGPDVPRIATATSLALVIPTALASAQAHAAKGAVCLRCAALLAPALITGSFLATTLAPFLDARMIVAVFVLYAIVFTWGVLRPERAKEAAVSDRLGFERLTETALKSVSGGALAALLGFGGAFFCVPILSRFVSMKKAIGTASALGLPLAGAGVAGYLLAPSPEGCSGACAGAIFMPAVGAIGVASVLTAPVGARLAHSLPVVLLKRVFAVLLLLTAASLTLKIMPAIPRPTPYLKAALLRLAEPVCRDRVGAKPSLRGRSSP is encoded by the coding sequence ATGACGCCTTTTGACTGGGTCCTGCTCGCCGCCGTCGGCTGCGTCTCCGGTCTCTCCGCGGGACTGCTGGGCATCGGCGGCGGCCTCGTCGTGGTGCCGAGCCTCATCTACGGTTTGCCGCTCCTAGGTATCTCCGGGCCGGACGTGCCGAGAATCGCCACCGCCACTTCGCTGGCGCTCGTCATTCCAACCGCGCTTGCAAGCGCCCAGGCCCATGCGGCGAAGGGCGCGGTCTGTCTCAGATGCGCGGCCCTCCTGGCGCCTGCGCTTATCACGGGCTCCTTTCTGGCGACCACGCTCGCGCCCTTTCTCGATGCGCGCATGATCGTCGCCGTCTTCGTTCTCTATGCGATCGTGTTTACGTGGGGAGTCCTGAGGCCCGAAAGGGCGAAGGAAGCTGCCGTCTCGGACAGGCTTGGCTTTGAACGCCTGACGGAAACCGCGCTGAAAAGCGTGAGCGGCGGGGCGCTTGCGGCACTCCTTGGGTTTGGCGGCGCCTTCTTCTGCGTCCCGATCCTGTCGCGCTTCGTGTCCATGAAGAAGGCGATCGGAACGGCGTCCGCGCTCGGTCTGCCGCTCGCTGGGGCGGGAGTTGCGGGCTATCTTCTGGCGCCTTCGCCCGAGGGCTGTTCCGGCGCCTGTGCAGGCGCCATTTTCATGCCGGCCGTCGGCGCAATCGGGGTCGCAAGCGTTCTGACCGCGCCCGTTGGCGCGAGGCTCGCGCATAGCCTGCCGGTTGTGCTTCTGAAACGCGTCTTCGCCGTGCTCCTGCTTCTCACCGCCGCGTCTCTCACGCTCAAAATCATGCCCGCGATCCCGCGTCCCACGCCTTATCTAAAAGCTGCCTTGCTTCGTCTCGCTGAGCCTGTCTGCCGTGACCGGGTCGGAGCGAAGCCCAGCCTTCGAGGGCGCTCCAGTCCTTGA
- a CDS encoding toll/interleukin-1 receptor domain-containing protein, translating to MKDVFIAYARPERPIAEALAKIINDRGHSTWWDTDLLAGEDFNRVIQDRLNEARAVIVIWSDLSVKSDWVLAEAGYAARLKKLIPIIVGSLNPKDLPIPFNVYQTHIFNQTDKTSVEALLRSLSLLIRRRVDAEDAVPSAEIPPAEQPRPGQKEISEELEKPWVFVSHVDVDKPRIRPFVEKMLESELTVFIDKPAKLGLSKKWVGSPNLKYIRFFDNYRMAISRALDRSGCVLVFWSKESVQTERQIFWDEIEFGSVNGFLVSTMIDDVISGASKIPKGFGFSQANIADLTSNEALDNDFEWVIADIRELLQGYRSNFHLPGKKD from the coding sequence ATGAAAGACGTTTTTATCGCATATGCTCGACCTGAAAGGCCTATTGCAGAGGCGTTAGCCAAAATCATTAATGATCGTGGGCATTCGACCTGGTGGGACACTGACCTACTGGCGGGCGAGGATTTTAACAGGGTTATTCAGGACCGTCTAAATGAAGCAAGAGCCGTTATCGTTATCTGGTCCGATTTATCGGTAAAAAGCGATTGGGTGCTAGCCGAAGCTGGTTACGCCGCGAGATTAAAAAAGCTGATACCGATTATAGTAGGCTCACTGAACCCCAAGGATTTGCCGATACCATTTAACGTATATCAAACTCACATATTTAACCAAACCGACAAGACCTCAGTTGAGGCACTACTAAGGTCGTTATCTCTACTGATTCGTCGACGAGTGGATGCGGAAGACGCCGTTCCATCAGCGGAAATCCCGCCTGCCGAACAGCCTCGACCTGGGCAAAAGGAAATTAGTGAAGAGCTTGAAAAGCCTTGGGTTTTTGTTTCGCACGTCGATGTGGACAAGCCTAGGATACGACCATTTGTCGAAAAGATGTTAGAGAGCGAATTGACTGTTTTCATCGATAAGCCCGCAAAGCTCGGTCTCTCAAAGAAGTGGGTTGGATCACCAAACCTCAAATATATTAGGTTCTTTGATAATTATAGGATGGCCATTAGCCGGGCTCTTGATCGCTCAGGATGCGTTCTGGTCTTCTGGAGCAAGGAATCTGTTCAAACTGAGCGACAAATTTTCTGGGACGAAATCGAGTTTGGAAGTGTTAACGGTTTCCTTGTCTCGACAATGATTGACGATGTTATTTCTGGAGCAAGCAAGATCCCAAAAGGGTTTGGGTTCTCTCAGGCGAATATCGCAGATTTAACATCTAACGAAGCGCTAGATAATGATTTCGAATGGGTAATTGCTGACATACGTGAATTACTCCAGGGTTACCGCTCGAATTTTCATCTGCCGGGAAAGAAAGACTAG
- a CDS encoding TrbI/VirB10 family protein, whose translation MNETPSSPDLLGGSPSRGAGVRRLNRVPLMIAMAILALIMATIAYTYHLRLQASKRGAEMGRQTQAPIGILANAPDAGYIPPKAPETIPVLPQPVSLQPAAPPLPDVPDPNRLAWESYYKRLEHLREAREKLALTALGAGSEIQANLPRRTAFSTSEAAPAPLSASEQFTRLAADRLSQLGGDAERDRDLNRQRDKRAFLADQDPKTADQNTLKARREAPRSPYEVRAGTVIPAIMIGGVNSDLPGQLLAQVSENVYDTATGRFIVIPQGSKLVGTYDSGITTGQERVLVAWTRIIYPDASSLDLGRMPGADEGGYAGFNDQVNNHVWKIWSNAILLSAFSAGIQLSQGNGNNQTSGGLNATQTIAASTGQQLGQLGMEMARRNLQIQPTLEVRPGYRFVVQVTKDLILRPWVPGDKATAFFGGYPYRDGVQR comes from the coding sequence CTCCCCCGATCTCCTGGGCGGGTCGCCTTCGCGCGGCGCAGGCGTTCGGCGCTTGAACCGCGTTCCGCTCATGATCGCCATGGCGATCCTGGCGCTCATCATGGCAACCATCGCCTACACCTATCATTTGCGCCTGCAAGCCTCAAAACGAGGCGCCGAAATGGGCCGGCAGACGCAAGCTCCGATCGGCATTCTGGCGAACGCGCCCGACGCGGGCTACATTCCGCCCAAAGCGCCCGAGACCATCCCGGTGCTGCCGCAACCGGTTTCGCTCCAACCCGCGGCGCCGCCTCTCCCCGACGTGCCAGATCCCAATCGTCTTGCCTGGGAGAGCTATTACAAGCGCCTCGAACATTTGCGCGAGGCCCGCGAGAAGCTCGCGCTGACAGCGCTCGGCGCCGGCTCCGAAATCCAGGCCAATCTTCCAAGACGAACCGCTTTCTCGACAAGCGAGGCAGCGCCCGCGCCGCTTTCGGCCTCGGAGCAGTTCACGAGACTGGCGGCGGACCGACTTTCGCAGCTCGGCGGCGATGCCGAACGCGATCGCGACCTCAACAGGCAGCGTGACAAGCGCGCCTTCCTCGCCGACCAGGACCCGAAAACAGCCGACCAGAACACGCTCAAGGCGCGGCGCGAAGCGCCGCGCTCACCCTACGAAGTGCGCGCCGGCACGGTGATCCCCGCTATCATGATCGGCGGGGTGAATTCCGATCTGCCGGGCCAGCTTCTGGCCCAGGTTTCAGAGAACGTCTACGACACCGCCACGGGGCGCTTCATTGTCATCCCGCAAGGATCAAAGCTCGTTGGCACCTATGATTCCGGCATTACCACCGGTCAGGAGCGGGTGCTCGTCGCCTGGACGCGGATCATCTATCCCGACGCCTCCTCGCTCGATCTTGGCCGGATGCCCGGCGCCGACGAAGGCGGCTATGCGGGCTTTAACGATCAGGTCAACAATCATGTCTGGAAGATCTGGAGCAACGCCATCCTGCTCTCGGCCTTCTCGGCCGGCATTCAGCTCAGCCAGGGCAATGGCAACAACCAGACGAGCGGCGGGCTCAACGCGACGCAGACCATCGCGGCGTCCACCGGCCAGCAATTGGGCCAGCTCGGCATGGAAATGGCGAGGCGCAATCTGCAAATCCAGCCGACGCTCGAGGTGAGGCCCGGCTACCGCTTCGTGGTGCAGGTGACGAAGGATCTGATCCTTCGGCCCTGGGTCCCAGGCGACAAGGCGACGGCGTTTTTCGGCGGGTATCCCTATCGCGACGGAGTACAGCGATGA
- a CDS encoding nucleotidyl transferase AbiEii/AbiGii toxin family protein: MTQIFDPRLDILPASQRRLWDELGDTPADFILYGGTALALRIGHRKSVDFDFFSSEPLDPAKLLEQVPYLKNASVIQSEVNTLTVTVRRRGPVKLSFFGVPRLRRVGETSKAPVTGLRVASLLDLAGTKAAVVQRRAEAKDYIDVAAILSEGSIDLPLALASAKAIYGAQFNPQNTLKALVFFDEGNLQGLSQRIKKQLVDAVRGVDLSKLPHLTGKKLDSGRKR, translated from the coding sequence ATGACACAGATATTCGATCCGAGGCTCGATATCCTGCCCGCCTCGCAGCGGCGCCTTTGGGACGAACTCGGCGATACCCCGGCAGACTTCATCCTTTATGGCGGTACCGCTCTTGCCTTGCGGATTGGCCATCGAAAGTCTGTGGATTTTGATTTTTTCAGTTCAGAACCGCTTGATCCCGCCAAGCTTCTTGAACAGGTTCCCTATCTCAAGAATGCCAGTGTTATTCAAAGCGAAGTCAACACGTTGACTGTCACTGTGCGAAGGCGCGGTCCTGTAAAGCTCTCCTTTTTTGGAGTGCCTCGTTTGCGGCGAGTTGGCGAAACGAGCAAAGCGCCTGTGACCGGATTAAGAGTCGCATCGCTGCTGGACCTCGCAGGAACCAAGGCTGCCGTGGTTCAAAGAAGGGCCGAGGCAAAGGATTACATCGATGTTGCCGCGATTTTGTCAGAGGGCAGCATCGATCTTCCGCTCGCTTTGGCGAGTGCAAAGGCGATCTATGGCGCGCAGTTCAATCCGCAAAATACCCTCAAGGCGCTTGTGTTCTTCGATGAAGGCAATTTGCAGGGGCTCTCGCAGCGCATAAAGAAGCAACTTGTAGACGCCGTCCGCGGTGTTGATCTTTCAAAATTGCCCCATCTGACCGGTAAGAAGCTCGATTCGGGACGAAAGCGGTGA
- a CDS encoding helix-turn-helix domain-containing protein produces the protein MKVSTIQLKMARAALGWTIRELAERARIHVNTAQRIEAGLPAQSATLQTVQRVYEDAGLEFIFADSGGGPGVRLKLNAEIPAPGGRSDEGEDNEPDGLKALDCELVDHWRKRPRLWHSLSETGQRVLSREMFGEDCANEVRPGE, from the coding sequence ATGAAGGTGTCAACGATACAATTGAAGATGGCGCGCGCGGCTCTAGGCTGGACCATTCGTGAGCTGGCCGAGAGGGCTCGCATTCACGTCAATACCGCCCAACGCATCGAGGCCGGTCTTCCGGCGCAGAGCGCAACGCTGCAAACAGTGCAGCGCGTCTACGAGGACGCTGGACTGGAATTCATTTTCGCCGATAGCGGCGGTGGGCCAGGCGTCCGTCTGAAATTGAACGCCGAGATCCCGGCGCCTGGAGGGCGCTCGGATGAAGGCGAAGACAACGAGCCGGACGGCTTGAAGGCTCTCGATTGCGAGTTGGTCGACCATTGGCGCAAGCGGCCACGGCTTTGGCACTCGCTTTCGGAGACAGGTCAGCGTGTGCTGTCCCGCGAAATGTTTGGCGAGGATTGCGCAAACGAGGTGCGCCCCGGAGAATGA